The Spirochaetota bacterium sequence AATCGCGCTGTTGAAAGATATTCTCGTTTCCATGCGCAAGGCCGCGGATTACGCCGGGGTGAAGATCGTGACCGGCGACACCAAGGTCGTGCAGAAGGGAAAGGGGGATAAAATCTTTATAAATACCGCGGGCATTGGTATATTGGACGGGGATGTCGAGCGACGCCCGATCGAGGGCGGAGACGCGGTGATCATAAACGGGTATATCGGCGACCATGGCATCGCCGTAATGGCAGAGCGGAACCGGCTGAGTTTCAGCAGGGGGCTGGTATCGGACTGCGCGCCGCTCAATCACCTGATCGGGAGGGTGTCGCGGGATTTTCCCGGAAGCATCAAGTTCATGCGCGACCCCACGCGGGGCGGGGTTGCGTCGGTTCTCAATGAGGTCGTGAAGGGACGGGAGTTCGGCATCAAGCTGGTGGAAGGGGCGCTGCCGATTCACGGCGAGGTGCGCGGGGTGAGCGAGATGCTCGGCATCGATCCCCTTTACGCGGCGAATGAAGGGAAGGTACTTATGATAGTCGGCC is a genomic window containing:
- the hypE gene encoding hydrogenase expression/formation protein HypE — translated: MMEDKILPGHGSGGKLMNEMIETLIRETLGRENVQLDDAAILNVGTGRIAFTTDSFTVSPVVFPGGTIGSLAVNGTVNDLAVMGARPLYLSCALILEESLEIALLKDILVSMRKAADYAGVKIVTGDTKVVQKGKGDKIFINTAGIGILDGDVERRPIEGGDAVIINGYIGDHGIAVMAERNRLSFSRGLVSDCAPLNHLIGRVSRDFPGSIKFMRDPTRGGVASVLNEVVKGREFGIKLVEGALPIHGEVRGVSEMLGIDPLYAANEGKVLMIVGRAEAEKIVKVMKEVPEGAYSRIIGEVGPDHPGKAYLETAIGGRRILPLLTEEQLPRIC